ATGGAGTTTGAACTCTTCTATCATTAATTCAAATCTAGCTTGATCATTTATATTGCTTTAATCAACAATCCTGAATCTAAAATTTTGTTTGTATTCTTTAAGAAAGGTGGTTTCACGAAAAGAGTTATTATTTACTGCTGTATATATTCAGTAAACAATGGGGTTCCGAACATTTTTACAATTATTTTATGCGAAATCCATACCTGTATGAAGCATTTCATTCATAATATCCTTTAAATGAAATCACTCCTGAGAGAAGCGCACTAGCAAAGAAGGCTGTACTTCAACCATAGAAATATGGGTCTACTGGCACAAAAAAAAGAAGATTTCTCTTCCCATTCAACTACTCATCATGAGCACATTTCGTCTATGAGTCAACCATTTCAAACTCTCTGGATTATAGCCGACAATCAATTTTTTTCCATCTGTTAAGATCGGTCTGCGTAATAATTTCGGTTCATCAATGAGGATTTGAACAACTTTTGAAAGAGGTAACTCGTTTAAATCTTCTTGTAAATTTTTATAAGATTCACTTCGAGTCGCCAGTATTTCATCCAAGCCCTCCGTCGTTAAAGAAAGTAGCTTTAATAATTCATCCTGATTCGGAGTTTCTCGAAAAAGGTGGCGTTCTTTGAAATCAACTGCGTTTGTAGTTAACCACTTTTTCGCTTTTCGACAAGACGTACAACTTGGATAAGTGTAAAACATTAGTTCCGCCATTAAATTCAGCTCCTTTTCTCATTAGTGACTTCTCTCTATCTTATATATATATTGTATATCATTTGTATAATGTTTGTGTAGTTTTTTCATCAAAAATTTGTGAACAAAATAAGAAATTTGCTCAAAACTGATATTATGGCATATCTTCTTCTATAGATAACGTTATAATAGGGGTAATCATCGAAGTAATGAGGTGTTTATGGTGGACCAAACGTTACGAATTACAAATACATTATCAGATCCAACACGTTACTCGATTTATCAATA
This genomic window from Bacillus sp. 2205SS5-2 contains:
- a CDS encoding Spx/MgsR family RNA polymerase-binding regulatory protein; the encoded protein is MAELMFYTYPSCTSCRKAKKWLTTNAVDFKERHLFRETPNQDELLKLLSLTTEGLDEILATRSESYKNLQEDLNELPLSKVVQILIDEPKLLRRPILTDGKKLIVGYNPESLKWLTHRRNVLMMSS